tgggtgatgacattgtattaaaatattcaacaaaaaataagtattgctaattaataagccacaaagaaaatgactttaatctCAATACTAatttatgctaaaataagtacggctaataagtattaattacatgacaaagaaaaaaaattaagctatgtatttttacggtctaaaccaattatgcaaaactaaagaatagatatccaatatTACCATCcttcctagtgttagaattgaatttcttttgatagcattagtgttgagttggttttgatttggactttatttgagtaaATAACATCCATGGGATATAAAACATATTAgtattcaaaattctaagttcaagcttaaaataatatgataaaagacaaaaaactatgaaaaaatttaagaaatatttcaaattacattacaaataaatatttttatgtataaaatattttaaaaatcgaatACACATAATGTcgggtcggtttggttcggtttgacttttttttagctaaaaccaaaccaattatgatcggatttttttttttttttacatcaaACCAAGTCAGACCAAACCATTATAagggtttttttctcgatttgattCGATTTATCAATTTGATGCGATTTGTCGGtttgctttgtacacccctacccCTACACATGTACATCATATGGTAACATGTGAGTCAATTTATCGGCGTTAACAGTTgcattctttttcattttcaaaggGTACTATACTGAGCTGTATTCCAAAATGGTTGAATTCGGGCCATTAGTTAGGGTCATAATTATGTGTGGActagaaataaatattttgtattttgaaaatactaaagttatatattttaaaaattatataaaaagtactataaatcataataactaataattcaaaatattaaaagaatattcaagaaagaaagCAGTCAAAGAGAAACTTTTCTGGCTCCCAAATAGTAATGTtgccacataaattagaacAAATAGAGTAGATATTATTTTTGACTATAAGATTATCATTGTGTCTCTATAAGAATATCTGGAATTTAGGTTTTATTGTGtctctatttttgttttttgttttttgtatttacCCCATCAAGAATACTTACTAGACTCTAGAGATAGTGCCTTCTAGGGTTGTCTAATGATTAGGAAGTCCAAGAAAATACATTTCTTATAAAACCCTTTAGATCATTACCCACAAGATTGGGATTAAAACCCTTAATTAAAGGAAAGCCAAAAACATGCATTTTCTATAACAAACTTAACCAATTCTTTAGAATTATGGTAATAACAAACTTCATCCCTCTCACACTCACAATCAGTTAAAGAAATTTCTATACTTAACAAGTTTTCAAGACCAAATGATAACCCATTTGTACAATTCATgcaaatcaagaagaaaacgATGAGTGCCTGAAAGAATTGAAATCTCAACCAAACATCTTTATTAAGTCCACTAACAttaaataattaacttttttagaaattcaattttttttttaaaaataatcacGGTTGTTGATAATTTAAAGATAGGGATAGATCTTATATTATTAAAGCTCAATAAATAGCAAGTGGATCATTTCATTTTCCAATGTGTGGTGTGTATAATCTTCACGTTTTACGCTTTGATATAGCGTGGAAATGACACCAGGTAGCCACTCTAAGTTGTAGCCAATATTTGTAAATTATTTAATGTTTAGCTACAATTAAAGAGTGGGCAGGGTTctgctttttcttctttctccacTTCCTTAATTAAACCTTCTTAAGTTCATGATTAAtcagttcattttttttttaaaatttaaaattttagggTATTGTCTGATGAAGTTTAGCTTTTTAGTTTAAAACTTAAGGACATTGTGACCTTAATTAAGTTTAAATTTTTCAGTTcaatctttaatttcttttccagCTCAAACTGGATTTTAATTTTGTATTGCCTAAACCGTAAATTGGAATATGAAAAAATGTTCTTCATTAATTTGTGTTGAAATTACTACGAAATAGAAAACTTATCATTTGTACTGCAGAGAAGGAAAACTCTGgagattatattaaaaaaaatagagctTTGGGATTATCCTAAAGTTTCAATGGTGTTTGATTGAAATATCCTGAAGTTAAACCTACATAAATTAAGTTTGAAAGTGAAGCCTTATCTGTACAGTCACTATCTTTCTTGAATTGGTAAAGGAGGAGGAAAatgaggagaagaagaaatgtAGCGGGCCACATCCCTCTTTTAAGTGTCggctaaatttaaataatttaaacgCTCTAACTGAGGCTTAGATGATGACCCAAAGAATAGCCACGAGTACAATTTCCCCTAATCTAACCCATTAATTCGGCAATTGTTAACAATTATAAATGGCTTTAGACACCACCAAATAGTATGACGGCATGCAAATAATATCAAGTATTTTAATAAGGGGATTAAAAATAATACAAGAATACCAGATCAAGAATTACAAACTTATTCAAAAACTAATCACTATATTTAAACCTTTTCTGGAGAGAATTCAAAAACTAACAGTATACgcaaaatattttacttttaccCTGTTTGCACACAATATAATTTTCTTATTGAATTCTTTTCATTCAACTTAGtttcgatcgattctgattgcatTGATAACATTTCCTACTCTTAAATATGGTCTCGAATTTGAGTCTTGAAAATGATAAAGAGATTTTCTCTTTTAATAGgaacttaaaacataaatttAAATCAGTTAGaccaaattaaattttaattatcgaaaaagaataaaagataaatacaggGTTCGTAgccaataaaaagaaaagaaaggcaATAAAATTCTTTTTAGATACTTGTAGAGCTCTACCATTCCTCCTGCAGACCGAGACAAGAAAGATACACTATTAAACTAACATTAAATAATTCATTTTTCAATGAAACTCACTCTTTTTTTGTGTAAAAAATTAATCAAGGTTCTTTATGATTTAAAGATGTGAATATATAGAACTTTATAGATCAATAAATTCAAGTGGGCCAATGTTCATTAGGGTCCTAACATATGTGTAGTATGTACAATTGTCACGTTTGTAACCAGTTCAGTCGCAAGGAATACACATAGCCTTACAAGTTACAAACCACCAACTATTAGGTTCATGACACATATTGTCCATTTTAATCGAACAATACACATAGCCTTACAAACCACCAACTATTAGGTTCATGACACATATTGTCCATTTTAATCAAACATATTTAACCGATTTGTTTATCAGGTTAAGTCATCGTCGAGCATAAAAACATGCGTACTATGTGAACTCGTGTTATGCAGTGTAAAGTTTTTCATTATTCTCTCCTATTCCGTTGTGAAATTCGTTTAAGGTGTCATGTGTACCCGTTCTTCAGAAGCTTACCAACTTAGAAGATTGTCGGTCCTTCTATTGACCCGCCCTCATCTGCCCCACCTCTATTATGGACGTCACATCTGATAagacaaataataataattgaaaaaaattaccacATTTAGGATTCAAACCTATAACCTATATCAATTTTTGAACCCTCCTTACcattatattttaatattttcttatgtcAGGAAGATTctgaaacatatatataaaaaaaaaaaaaatttatatttttacccATTTTTACAATATGATTTTCCTATTGAATTCCCTCGATTGAACTTAGATCCACCATTGGTTGGATAGATAACATTTTTCACACCCTTAAACAAATGTCTCAAATTCGAGCACGGGAATGAAGAAACTTCCGGTAAAGAATATTTTCCCCTTCTAATAGTTCTTATGCAGCGAAAATTTAAATTAGTAGGACCAAATTAAATTATCGAATACCAAACACATAAAagacataaaaataaaagataaaatacaGGGTGTCATAGACAAATACAGGGTGTCAGAgacaaataaaagagaaaagaaagacaaCAGAAGAataatatatcatatacatgtaaagCTCTACCTCTTCTCATGCAGACAGAGACAAGAAAGATACTACTCATCTCACCCCTATAAATAGCAAGTACCTTTCTTTACaaattccaagaaaaccaataatcataacaagagaaagaaacaaacaaaaacataGGAAGAATGGAGAAAAAGGCTCATCCATTACTTAGAGGTGGAAGAAGAGAAACAAAGTATAGTCATGGCTTTTCTTCATCAGATATGGAAACTTTGACCAGTATTTGTGAAACTtttcttcctcctcttcctcaaaattcacttgaaaaaaatggccataaAATTCAATACCTTCATAAAGCTTCTGGTTCTCAGTATCCAATTCCTGATGAGGTACAAAAAGATGTAGTAATTTTTACATAAATAGCCAGTCGGgttcaatatttactttttcTAGCTGGTATACACAGATTATACACTAATTATACACCATTGTTTgactatttttaatttaagcaGTAGGGCAAGCTGCTATTTAGATTAATTCTTTAAAAGAGATGGGATTTTTCCACAAATAGCACTTCGGgttcaatatttattttttctagcCTGTATACATAGATTATACATGATTATTCATCTGCGGACTGTTTTTAATTTAAGCAGTTGGGTGAGCGGCTATTTAGATtaattcttcaaaaaaaaaaaaaattgataaaaaacccatctttttccttttctttttttggggtgAATTGAATTAATTTAGTGTTTTTCTGTTTTTTGGATAATTTGCAGGTTGCAGAGGTTGTAATGAAAATGGGTTTTTTTGAAGCAAGAATCTTGGTGTGGGGTTTGTTAAGAATCCTATCAACAAGAATTGGGACTTTATTACTCTGTGGATTATTTTGTTTTAGCAAAAGTTGGCCTTACATCAATAAATTCTCTGATATTCCATtggagaaaagagaaattgTGCTGCAAAAATGGTTCAAGAACAGATTTTTAACTCCTGTTAGATTGGCATTTCTGTTTGTCAAGTTCTTGTGTCTCTATGTCTTCTTTACTCAGgtatattcttcttctttttttctaacATTTTTGCAAGAGTTTAAGTTTTACACGTCATccgtttaaatatttttaaactgTTATGTcatccaaataaaatttatagatacattttcttgaaatgtaagatttgaaaataaaatatattacaatgctttgttcatttatttttttgagtcaAACATGGCACATAGTTTAAAAGGGCTTTGTTgtcttttcatccttttttcttttttactatattatttCTTGTGATGCGCGCAACAAACTAAGTTAGAAATCAAGGCAACTTTACAATTATGCAAGTACTTTGTTAGATATCTTTCTTGATTTGGGAATTAACAAACaaataacaattaataaatttgTTTTCCTCAATATAGCTAGCTTGACTTGAGCGTACTTGAAGAATTGGTCATTAATAAGTTTCATATTTTAATGCATCAGATCACATCAATATCTGCAATTTGTACTATCATCAAGTTGACATTATTATTAACAAGCATCATGTTATTTAAATTTTGCTTATTTTTATTTCCAAGTTTCTTTCAAATAATTGAAAATTAGTAGGTGCATGAAACACATAATTTATGTATTGTACAGAGAAAGGATATTCTGatactaactttttttttttttttttttttataaaaaaaataccaatTTAATGACAGTTGATCCTTTTCTTTACTAGCTAATCCCAACGGACTACATggtatgcaaaaaaaaaaaaaaaaagccttatATCAAAGTCACTTGACTTATAATTGATTAGTCACTGTTTATttgttgaaaaataataatttataattttcttttctagaagTTAGGTGGCTGAAAATGATACTTTAGCTCTTTTGTTTGGAGTTCACATATGGTAACAGTTACTGTCAATGTCCTTTTATTTTGGTTCCAAGATTTTAATGTACACCTTTTGAGTACATGATTCCAATTATAGTTTTCAACTCTTCTTAGTATTCTGTGGTCatgaatgaaaaatgagataaaaaCAACTACTAACAACCAATTTATGTTTTCTTGATCACAAAGTACTTAAAAGTGGCACCaggttccttttcttttattatgaGCTATGTTACTTGAACTAAAATACTGTTGGATAtgtgtcggatccttcaaaaacTCTGCGTTTTTAGAGGATTGACATGGTGTGACAACATTTTTGAAGGGTTCGAGCAACACAATCTATGAGATGTTCAGATATGAACGATAGCTACAACATTCAATATTGATGAGAATATCAAGTATAtgtccgtcccaatttatggaTGGTGTTTGACTGGCCACATAGtttaaaattggaagaaagatttttgaaattaattgtggttcaaaataaacCATAGATTTTTGTGTGACTAAAAATCATCTctttaagggtaaaatgggaaacataaagttaaattattattaaatagagaaatgtgtcattctttatgAGGCTGACTAAAAAGTAAAGAACGTCACATAAATTTGGACGGAGGGTGTAGTTGATATTGAATCTTTGTAATATTTCTTCTGTTTAGCTTTCTTACTTTCACAGTCCAGTCATTTACAGGGGAATTTTGATCATAAATTAGTAGATTTATTGGACCTACTATTTATCTTAACTTAGACATAATTTGTGAGTGCTTTTGATTTTACATTCAACGAATTTGCATCCTCTGATTCAAGAAAGTTAACAAAAAACTCACATAAACTAGCTAAAAAATGCTGAATTGTGTGTCCTTTTCATGACATAGGTTggtgaaaattctagaaatccagCATGGGATGACATGGGATATCAAGTAGACAATGAAGAGAATCCTTCAGAAACACCAGACGAGAGACCTCTTCAAAAGGGAATTGTAGAGACTATATATGAAACAGAATCAAGTATTGTCAAGTCCCTTGTCCAAAAAGGCCTAAAAGTCATAGAAGACACCAAAAACAACATGTACAAAGTTCAATGTGATGTTGTCATTGTTGGTTCAGGATGTGGTGGAGGTGTTGCAGCAAGTGTTCTTGCAAGTTCTGGCCAGAAAGTCGTCGTTCTCGAGAAAGGAAATTACTTCACAAAATCAGACTATTCTTCTCTTGAAGGACCCTCCCAGAGTCAACTGTATGAATCAGGAGGAATACTCGCATCTTTGGATGGTAAAATTATGATCTTGGCAGGTTCAACAGTTGGTGGTGGCTCCGCCGTTAATTGGTCAGCCTGCATTAAGACTCCTGATTCCGTTATACAAGAATGGGGCGATGATAAAGGGATCCCAATTTTCCAAAGCCCCAAGTATGTTTCAGCCATGGACAAAGTTTGTGAACGAATCGGTGTGACAGAGAAGTGCACACAGGAAGGTCTCCAGAATCAAATTCTCCGAAAAGGGTGTGAAAAACTCGGTCTTGAAGTTGAAGGCGTGCCACGAAACTCATCTGAGAATCATTATTGTGGCTCGTGTTGCTATGGCTGCAGAAGAGGTGAGAAAAAAGGAACTGATACAACTTGGCTGGTGGACGCCGTGGATTGTGGAGCAGTGATTATAACAGGATGCAAAGCTGAGGGATTCATACTAGAAAACaacaagtatgaaaaaaaaagagacaagaAATGCTTAGGAGTGATTGCAACTAGTTTGAATAAGGATATCACAAAAAGGATATGCGTTGAGGCCAAAGTGACCATTTCAGCTTGTGGTTCTCTTTTGACACCTCCACTTATGATCTCTAGTGGattaaaaaatccgaacatTGGCCGAAATCTCCATCTTCATCCAGTCATAATGGCATGGGGGTACTTTCCTGAATCCGATTCCGACCTCAAGGGAAAAATATATGAAGGAGGAATCATTACCTCAGTACACAAAGTGGGAAGTCATGATTCCAATGTAAGAGCTATAATAGAATCTCCTATTTTAGGACCGGGATCATTCGCTGCTTTATGTCCTTGGACATCTGGAGAGGACTTGAAGAATAGGTTACTCAAGTATTCCAGAACAGCTCATTTGTTTGCAATGGTTAAGGACGTGGGGTCTGGGAAAGTCCGATCAAACGGAAGAATAAGCTATAAGTTTAATGCCACGGATGAAGAAAGTTTGAAACACGGGCTAAGACAAGCTTTAAGGATCTTGATAGCAGCAGGAGCTGATGAGGTAGGCACTCAACAAAGCGATGGACAGAGAATTAAATGTaagggaaaaagtgaaaaagaactCGAGGCTTTTCTTGACATGGTCACAGCTGCAAAGGGGCCAAAGTCACTTGTAAAGGAATTTACAACTTATAGTTCTGCTCATCAGATGGGGAGCTGCAGGATGGGAACGAGTGAAAAAGATAGCGCGGTTGATGAGAACGGGCAGAGTTGGGAAGCAGATGGATTATTTGTTTGTGATGCTAGTGTTCTGCCAGGTGCTGTTGGCGTAAATCCCATGATCACTATCCAGTCCACAGCATATTGCCTTTCCAAGAAGATCGCTGAAAtgataaaagaaggaaaattctcAAGATAAGTGatcctacatatatatatatatatatatatatatattctgtttCAAAACAAATTTGTAATGCCTTGTCCTTCTTTGAGTGTTCCTACACTTGTAATTTTCATTTTAAGTTagcatttttcatttttaacccGTGAGATATGTATAACTAGTGGACAAGGAGGATCtcaataaaacaaaatattCGTTTTAAGTTTCATTCTTTTGTTCCTACTTATAACACAGAAATGCAGTTGGCTTACAGCAATAATTAATGTGGATAAAGGATCAACTAGAATTGATTTAAGGCGTGGAAAGTGTGGACGACATACAATCATAACAGCGTACCAAAGTATTCTGGGAAATCAAGACTTTGATATTTACTAAGAATAATATAAGATCTCAGAGATACATTTCTGATCACATTTGAGTTAACAATGAGAAAATATACAAACAGGCAATGGAAATAACATTAGCTTAGTGCAAATTTTCTTGGCAACACTAAGATCCCTAAAGCTCATTTAATTGTTAAATGATCAATAAATGATGGCGGATTCTCCACTTCCAACATTAGCAATAAATGCCTCCGATTTGCAGAAAGTACTGCTTTCCTCTTATTGAGAAGCCTGTCTTTGATATGCAAACATGGATCTAAAATTTATTCTAGCCATCAGAATCTGTCTCGCGGAATGGCAATGGAACTGCTTTCACTTCTCTGAATTTTCCGACATTGTTCAAGTGCTCATTTTCCAACCTAAACAATCACAAATATACAGTAAGGAATATGCATTTCCTATAAAACTAATGCTTATGCTAGGGACTTGGTGTTCCTGTAGAAGACCTTGTCGAATAACTTCCAATGAGGCAAGGAAAAAGTCAAGTAAATTCGATTCAAATAGTCCAACAGTGAAATGCATCACTGTCTCCACCCAAGCTACTCTCAAGACCAAAATCAAAGCATAtgattgaaatttaaaatatgttCAGATATACCATATCGTTgtatgaagggaaaaaaaaaaaaacacttttgaaagAGAAAGGACTTACAACTGAAGTGTAGTAAGTGCTCGTATTATTCAGGATTAGTTAAAAGGGTAAatttcaacatacaaaattacatttgtgtggacatatttttaaattacaaccCGCATAGCCACTTTTTGACGgtatacaacaatatataactttatatacatactgtagacaatgtataaaccttgtataaagtgtataatagtgtataagaggTATTTATACATACTTTTACACTAGCATACAATATTATACGAACTTAtacaagaggtgtttatacataaaaggagtttatacataatgtatgtataagaggtgtttatatacACTTCTATACCATACCGTATAAAAGCGTAAAAATAGAAGAAGAGGAaactgaaaaaaataaagaataatgccaaaaaaaaaaaaaaaacattaccTGTGTTAATTACAATTAACCACATACAGGGAACAAATTGGTGGAaaattcatatcatataaagaTGCAAAGTTCGAAGGAGAACGGTAAAATAGGAGCATCTGGCAGTTTGATAGGGGGCTAACTCaggtaataaaaaaattatgggatAAAACGGGTAATTATTTTACCCTAATCGGCATACAATGTTATTTTCCCTAGTTAAAACTTATAACCTATATCAATTATTGAACTCTTCTTAACACTACATTTATAACTTTTCCATTAAGATATGGATTCAAAAATATACTGGGTATAAATTTATCGTTTACCCTATTGGCACAACATAATTTTTCGATCCTCGCAATTGAACTTAGCTTCGCCACTAGTTGGATGGATAACATCCTTCTGACCTTCTacccttaagaaaatatctCAAATTCAAATCACGAGAATGAAGAAACTTTTGATAAAGAGCTGTTTTCCTTCTACTAGTTCTGATTAGTTGGACcaaattgaattttgaatacCAAATCACaagacataaaaaataaaagataaaatacagggccttaaagaaaaacaaaacaagaaaagcAAGGCAACATTaaagaatcatatatatatatatatatatatataaaagcaggcAAAGGGCCCGGTGACGTGGCACTCTCTATAACCAGGAaacctatttatttattttctcctttttttggggattttttgccatattttgtttgtttaacTTATTACATAAACACAAATAAAAGTCTTTTACGGAAAGCACATTAAACCCACCGTTTTGGACAACAACGGAAACACACcgtttttggagaaaagaatAAGGCACCGTTTACTTTCTTGCAGAGACCTTAATCATTTTAACTGAACCTTCTAAGTGTTACCTCAACATTCAAAATCTCTCTGTAActatgttcttcttcttcttcggcCATATTGCTAAAAAAATGGCTATTCTTCTGCTTCGTTGACCATATTGCTAAAAGAATATGTTCTTCTTCGTCGACCATATTGCTGCAAATTTGAAGAGACAATTTCTTTATGTCTGGGAACATCTTTCTACACAAAACCGTATTCGGTTGAAACAACATTGTAAAACTACGTTACTGTTATCGGTCATGTTTGATTTTTAGATATATTTTTAACGTAACTTTTATTTCGCACCAATATGATTATTTTGAAGTTACAAGATGTGAGAGACAAGCGTACGTAAGGCCTTCAGCACTGTCTCTGTTATTCCAGGTATTGAAACAACTAGAATTTCGTTTACTTTTTCACTAAGCAATATtactttgtttttatttttgagtttttttagtAGGTTATTACTATGAAAGTACTaatctaatactccctccggttaaaaaagagtatccacttaatcatttgcacaccccttaacaACATACTAactcttacaaaaaaaaaattaatttgactaaactgccccaaattaaatagacattggaatttgatcacatagcacttaatatgggcaaatctaaaaaaataaggttaatctTTCTCGATTtgataagtgaacactctttttgactCAAGAAAAAAGGGCTAAGCGGAtactcttttttatccggagggagtattgtcGTAAGAAATTTTGCCTCGAGTAGTTGTTCTATCTACTTGAGTTGCTCCATTGTTTTCATTAAAACCTTGAACTGAGAATCCCAAGAATCGTGTCTTTGATTTCAGCATGTCGGAAAGGCCCTTGTGAAGTGGTTGGTCAGTTTCTATCATCTTAGATTTCacattttgttatgtttggtgtaactatgaagaaaataaatattgattGAAAGATATGGGTATTTTCCTTTAGAGAATATAAAGTTTAAGATAAAGATTGCA
This portion of the Lycium ferocissimum isolate CSIRO_LF1 chromosome 1, AGI_CSIRO_Lferr_CH_V1, whole genome shotgun sequence genome encodes:
- the LOC132034545 gene encoding long-chain-alcohol oxidase FAO1-like; this encodes MEKKAHPLLRGGRRETKYSHGFSSSDMETLTSICETFLPPLPQNSLEKNGHKIQYLHKASGSQYPIPDEVAEVVMKMGFFEARILVWGLLRILSTRIGTLLLCGLFCFSKSWPYINKFSDIPLEKREIVLQKWFKNRFLTPVRLAFLFVKFLCLYVFFTQVGENSRNPAWDDMGYQVDNEENPSETPDERPLQKGIVETIYETESSIVKSLVQKGLKVIEDTKNNMYKVQCDVVIVGSGCGGGVAASVLASSGQKVVVLEKGNYFTKSDYSSLEGPSQSQLYESGGILASLDGKIMILAGSTVGGGSAVNWSACIKTPDSVIQEWGDDKGIPIFQSPKYVSAMDKVCERIGVTEKCTQEGLQNQILRKGCEKLGLEVEGVPRNSSENHYCGSCCYGCRRGEKKGTDTTWLVDAVDCGAVIITGCKAEGFILENNKYEKKRDKKCLGVIATSLNKDITKRICVEAKVTISACGSLLTPPLMISSGLKNPNIGRNLHLHPVIMAWGYFPESDSDLKGKIYEGGIITSVHKVGSHDSNVRAIIESPILGPGSFAALCPWTSGEDLKNRLLKYSRTAHLFAMVKDVGSGKVRSNGRISYKFNATDEESLKHGLRQALRILIAAGADEVGTQQSDGQRIKCKGKSEKELEAFLDMVTAAKGPKSLVKEFTTYSSAHQMGSCRMGTSEKDSAVDENGQSWEADGLFVCDASVLPGAVGVNPMITIQSTAYCLSKKIAEMIKEGKFSR